The Nycticebus coucang isolate mNycCou1 chromosome 2, mNycCou1.pri, whole genome shotgun sequence genome includes a window with the following:
- the SH3GL2 gene encoding endophilin-A1 isoform X2 produces the protein MERKVDVTSRAVMEIMTKTIEYLQPNPASRAKLSMINTMSKIRGQEKGPGYPQAEALLAEAMLKFGRELGDDCNFGPALGEVGEAMRELSEVKDSLDMEVKQNFIDPLQNLHDKDLREIQHHLKKLEGRRLDFDYKKKRQGKIPDEELRQALEKFDESKEIAESSMFNLLEMDIEQVSQLSALVQAQLEYHKQAVQILQQVTVRLEERIRQASSQPRREYQPKPRMSLEFPAADSTQPNGGLSHTGTPKPSGAPLDQPCCRALYDFEPENEGELGFKEGDIITLTNQIDENWYEGMLRGQSGFFPINYVEILVALPH, from the exons CTTCCAGAGCCAAGCTCAGCATGATCAACACCATGTCAAAAATCCGCGGCCAGGAGAAGGGGCCAGGCTACCCTCAGGCAGAGGCGCTGCTGGCAGAGGCCATGCTCAAGTTTGGAAGAGAGCTGGGGGATGACTGCAACTTTG GCCCAGCGCTTGGTGAAGTGGGGGAGGCCATGCGGGAACTCTCAGAGGTGAAAGACTCTTTGGACATGGAAGTGAAGCAAAACTTCATTGATCCTCTTCAGAACCTTCATGACAAAGATCTTAGGGAAATTCAA CATCATCTAAAAAAGTTGGAAGGTCGACGCCTGGATTTTGATTATAAGAAGAAACGGCAAGGCAAGATTCCAGACGAAGAACTCCGTCAAGCTCTAGAGAAATTTGATGAATCTAAAGAAATTGCTGAGTCAAGCATGTTCAATCTCTTAGAGATGGAT ATTGAGCAGGTGAGCCAGCTCTCGGCGCTTGTGCAGGCCCAGCTGGAGTACCACAAGCAGGCAGTGCAGATCCTGCAGCAGGTCACCGTCAGACTGGAGGAAAG aATAAGACAAGCTTCATCTCAGCCTAGAAGGGAATATCAGCCTAAACCACGGATGAGCCTAGAGTTCCCAGCTGCAGACAGTACTCAGCCCAACGGGGGTCTCTCCCACACAGGCACTCCCAAACCTTCAG GTGCCCCACTGGATCAGCCCTGCTGCCGAGCCCTGTACGACTTTGAACCTGAAAATGAAGGGGAGTTGGGTTTTAAAGAGGGTGATATCATCACCCTCACTAACCAAATTGATGAGAACTGGTATGAGGGGATGCTTCGTGGCCAGTCAGGCTTCTTTCCCATCAATTATGTGGAAATTCTGGTTGCCCTGCCCCATTAG